One region of Sardina pilchardus chromosome 18, fSarPil1.1, whole genome shotgun sequence genomic DNA includes:
- the heatr5b gene encoding HEAT repeat-containing protein 5B isoform X2, giving the protein MELAHSLLLNEDALAQITEAKRPVFIFEWLRFLDKVLVAANKVDVKEKQKKLVEQLTGLISSAPGPPTRKLLAKNLATLYSIGDTFTVFQTLDKCNDIIKSKDDTPAYLPTKLAAVACVGAFYEKMGRMLGSSFPETINNLLKALKSAESQGRGEILLSLQKVLHGLGGAAASCHRDIYKNARSLLTDRSMAVRCAVAKCLLELQNEAVFMWTTELENVATLCFKALEGSNYGVRVAVSKLLGTVMATALMPKQAAVMRQNVKRATLEEVLELMATGFLRGGSGFLKSGGEMLKGGGSVSREVRVGVTQAYVVFVTTLGGQWLERNFATFLSHVLELVAHPRATQTHVEAVYSRRCVSFALRATLGGLLGEKAQIAAAKEICQAISKQMRAVEAVVSDSSGENKGGAADVSASQHVMVCALKELGSLVQSLSATSSPIIQEPSIGLLETVSSVLLHPSMAARLAAAWCLRCVAVALPYQLTPLLDRCAERINNLKSSPEAVSGYSFAMAALLGGIHQCPLGIPHSKGKMVVSIAEDLLRTASQNSRLSLQRTQAGWLLLGALMTLGPSVVRYHLPKMLLLWRNVFPRSQKELEAEKARGDPFTWQVTLEGRAGALCAMRSFVAHCPELLTEDVIRRLMTPIECAMTMMSHVPAVIKVHGAHLKASAAMVRLRLYDILALLPPKTYEGSFNALLRELVAEFTLTDNSANTTTSLLRSLCHYDDSVLMGSWLQETDHKSIEDQLQPNSASGSGALEHDPSSIYLRVPVGEVIPGPLPLGVSVIDASVALFGVVFPHVSFKHRLQMLDHFAECIKQAKGVRQQAVQLNIFTAVLSALKGLAENKSTLGPEEVRKSALALVMGALDNPNPILRCAAGEALGRMAQVVGEATFIARMAQDSFDKLKSARDVVSRTGHSLALGCLHRYVGGIGSGQHLKTSVSILLALAQDGSSHEVQTWALHSLALIVDSSGPMYRGYVEPTLSLVLTLLLTVPPSHTEVHQCLGRCLGALITTVGPELQGNGATISTIRSSCLVGCAIMQDHSDSLVQAAAISCLQQLHMFAPRHVNLSSLVPCLCVHLCSSHLLLRRAAVACLRQLVQREAAEVCEYAMSLAKKASDSKDSATINLNITETGLEGVLFGMLDRETDRKLCSDIHDTLGHMLSSLAVGKLAHWLKLCKDVLAATTDVGGAVGFEMGKDEDSEKKDDTDDDTMFTSLGEEPSKPNVAPRWVTRVFAADCLCRIIHLCENSDKAHFDLATARSARAKNPKGDLLVLHLSDLIRMAFMAATDNSNQLRMAGLQALEDIIKKFASVPEPEFPGHVILEQYQANVGAALRPAFSPDTPSDITAKACQVCSTWIGSGVVSDLNDLRRVHNLLVSSLDKVQAGKGSSSQLYSESATTMEKLAVLKAWAEVFVVAMKIKKEAESRPPKSSGGEEDEDEEAGEETGILPPDSLITLVQPELPALSRLWLAALRDYALLTLPAEFASQLPPDGGAFYTPETIDTARLHYRNSWAPILHAVSLWLHSTGFGSAEGAEDATPGPPKGSGPVAVFPPVGQVPSKSQEELVKDRMHLLLGISIEFLCFPRPEEPIEHVMSCLQALCTLLDSPSARQHIAQDQLLAVELLNVLHRLLLTCDPPSVQLQVTAVVQETIHSALDHLQLQRSSSSVEEGEEKESAAALGEGGDSGELLPGKSLVFAAMELLVFILMRHLPQLNTRAGDSPSHPAYRPHSLTQEGTRLVAATVAILAELPALCSPAGSMTILPTVLFLITGVLRETAVKTPDHSVPVPVSAALQGIKTIITSPLARAEKTHKQWTSLVWSSLASVLEYAQPDESRPNMDEVSMLTAITLFLLSASSELLGVTALQKGCMDRFRNALNSSDPWVQARCYQLLMSVFQHSSRALSTPYIHALAPLLVEKLKAVERSRPNNAAELQAVQEGVKVLENLVAMGEEQNRVQLLALLVPTLVSYLLDENAFSSAAPASKGLHNFALQDLMRIGPLYPAAFKTVIGAAPELKTRLETAILANQASSKAMAAARLAQPTVQAAPTIKLKTSFF; this is encoded by the exons ATGGAGCTGGCACACAGTTTGCTGCTCAATGAAGATGCCCTGGCCCAGATCACTGAGGCCAAGAGGCCTGTCTTCATCTTCGAGTGGCTTCGCTTCCTAGACAAAGTGCTTGTGGCAGCAAATAAG GTGGATGTGAAGGAGAAACAGAAGAAGTTGGTGGAGCAACTGACTGGGCTGATTAGCAGTGCTCCAGGTCCACCCACCCGCAAGCTGCTGGCCAAGAACCTAGCCACCCTCTACAGCATCGGAGACACGTTCACTGTCTTTCAAACTCTAGACAAGTGTAATGACATCATCAAAAGCAAAGATGATACACCAGCCTATCTACCAACTAAGCT GGCTGCAGTGGCATGTGTGGGGGCCTTTTATGAGAAGATGGGCAGGATGCTGGGCAGCTCTTTCCCAGAAACCATCAATAACCTTCTCAAGGCATTGAAGAGTGCAGAG tctCAGGGGCGTGGGGAGATCCTGCTCAGCCTGCAGAAGGTCCTTCATGGGCTGGGTGGGGCGGCTGCTTCCTGTCACAGAGACATCTATAAGAACGCCCGCTCCCTGCTGACTGACCGCTCCATGGCTGTCCGCTGTGCAGTGGCCAAG TGTCTGTTGGAGCTGCAGAATGAAGCTGTCTTCATGTGGACCACGGAGCTGGAGAATGTCGCCACCCTGTGCTTTAAGGCGCTGGAAGGCTCCAACTACGGCGTACGGGTCGCTGTGTCCAAGCTGCTGGGCACCGTCATGGCAACAGCGCTGATGCCCAAGCAAGCGGCAG TGATGCGTCAGAACGTGAAGCGGGCCACActggaggaggtgctggagctCATGGCTACGGGCTTCCTGCGCGGAGGCTCTGGCTTCCTGAAGAGTGGCGGCGAGATGCTGAAGGGAGGCGGCTCTGTCAGCAGGGAGGTGCGCGTGGGGGTCACACAG GCATATGTGGTGTTCGTGACCACTCTGGGCGGGCAGTGGCTGGAGCGTAACTTCGCCACGTTCCTGTCCCACGTGCTGGAGCTGGTGGCACACCCGCGGGCCACGCAGACGCACGTGGAGGCCGTGTACTCTCGCCGCTGCGTCTCCTTCGCCCTGCGCGCCACCCTGGGCGGCCTGCTGGGCGAGAAGGCCCAGATCGCCGCTGCCAAGGAGATCTGCCAGGCCATCAGCAAGCAGATGCGGGCAGTGG AAGCGGTGGTGAGTGACTCCAGTGGGGAGAACAAAGGGGGCGCGGCGGACGTGTCTGCCAGTCAGCATGTGATGGTGTGTGCCCTGAAGGAGCTGGGCAGCCTGGTGCAGAGCCTCAGTGCCACCTCCTCACCCATCATACAGGAGCCCTCCATCG gtCTCCTGGAGACGGTCAGTTCGGTGCTGCTGCACCCCAGCATGGCTGCCCGTCTGGCGGCCGCCTGGTGCCTGCGCTGCGTTGCCGTGGCGCTGCCCTATCAGCTGACGCCGCTGCTGGACCGCTGTGCGGAGCGCATCAACAACCTGAAGAGCTCGCCGGAGGCGGTCAGCGGGTACAGCTTTGCCATGGCCGCTCTGCTCGGGGGCATACACCAGTGCCCGCTGGGTATCCCGCACTCTAagggcaag ATGGTGGTGAGTATTGCGGAGGATCTGTTGCGTACCGCGTCCCAGAACAGCCGTCTCTCTCTGCAGCGCACTCAGGCTGGATGGCTGCTGCTGGGAGCCCTCATGAcactag GCCCGTCGGTGGTGCGCTACCACCTGCCcaagatgctgctgctgtggaggaACGTGTTCCCTCGGTCCCAGAAGGAGCTGGAGGCCGAGAAGGCCCGCGGGGACCCCTTCACCTGGCAGGTCACCCTGGAGGGACGCGCTGGGGCACTCTGTG CCATGCGGAGCTTCGTGGCCCACTGCCCTGAGCTCCTCACGGAGGACGTGATCCGGAGACTCATGACCCCCATCGAGTGTGCAATGACCATGATGTCACA TGTGCCTGCGGTCATCAAAGTGCATGGTGCCCATCTGAAAGCTAGCGCTGCCATGGTCAGATTGAGACTGTATGACATCCTCGCTCTGCTGCCCCCTAAGACCTACGAAG GCAGCTTCAATGCTCTGCTGAGGGAGCTGGTGGCGGAGTTCACCCTGACGGACAACTcggccaacaccaccacctccctgcTGCGCTCTCTCTGTCACTATGATGACAGCGTGCTCATGGGCTCCTGGCTACAAGAGACGGACCACAAGTCCATAGAGGATCAG CTGCAGCCCAACAGCGCCTCGGGCAGTGGCGCCCTGGAGCACGACCCGTCCTCCATCTACCTGCGCGTCCCGGTGGGCGAGGTCATCCCCGGGCCCCTCCCCCTGGGCGTGTCCGTCATCGACGCCTCGGTGGCGCTGTTCGGCGTGGTCTTCCCTCACGTCTCCTTCAAACACAG GCTGCAGATGCTGGATCACTTTGCCGAGTGCATCAAACAGGCCAAGGGAGTTCGCCAGCAGGCCGTGCAGCTCAACATCTTCACAGCAGTGCTGAGTGCACTCAAG ggTCTGGCTGAGAATAAGAGTACGCTGGGTCCTGAGGAGGTGCGTAAGTCTGCGCTGGCGCTGGTGATGGGGGCGCTGGACAACCCTAACCCCATCCTGCGCTGCGCCGCGGGGGAGGCCCTGGGCAGGATGGCACAGGTGGTGGGGGAGGCCACCTTCATCGCCAGGATGGCACAGGACAGCTTTGACAA gctgaagTCTGCCCGAGATGTGGTGTCGAGGACGGGTCACTCCTTGGCCCTGGGCTGCCTGCACCGGTATGTGGGCGGCATCGGGTCGGGCCAGCACCTCAAGACCAGCGTCAGCATCCTGCTGGCCCTGGCCCAGGACGGCTCCTCACACGAAGTACAG ACCTGGGCGCTGCACTCTCTGGCGCTGATCGTGGACTCCAGCGGGCCGATGTACCGGGGCTACGTGGAGCCCACGCTGTCCCTGGTGCTGACGCTGCTGCTGACCGTGCCCCCCTCCCACACCGAGGTGCACCAGTGCCTGGGCCGCTGCCTGGGGGCCCTCATCACCACCGTGGGGCCCGAGCTGCAGG gTAATGGAGCCACGATCTCCACCATCCGCTCGTCGTGTCTGGTGGGCTGTGCCATCATGCAGGACCACTCCGACTCGCTGGTGCAGGCCGCCGCCATTTCCTGTCTGCAGCAGCTGCACATGTTCGCCCCGCGTCACGTCAACCTGTCTAGCCTCGTGCCCTGCCTCTGT gtgcaCCTGTGCAGCTCTCACCTGCTGCTGCGTCGCGCTGCGGTGGCGTGCCTGAGGCAGCTGGTCCAGAGGGAGGCGGCCGAGGTGTGTGAGTACGCCATGAGCCTGGCCAAGAAGGCCAGCGACAGCAAGGACAGCGCCACCATCA ACCTGAACATCACCGAGACGGGTCTGGAGGGGGTTCTGTTTGGCATGCTGGACCGGGAGACGGACAGGAAGTTGTGCTCGGACATCCACGACACGCTGGGCCACATGCTCTCGTCCCTGGCTGTGGGGAAGCTGGCCCACTGGCTCAAGCTGTGCAAGGACGTGCTGGCCGCCACCACAG ATGTAGGGGGAGCTGTGGGCTTCGAGATGGGGAAGGACGAGGACTCGGAGAAGAAGGATGACACGGATGACGACACCATGTTCACCTCGCTGGGCGAGGAGCCCTCCAAGCCCAACGTTGCCCCTCGCTGGGTAACGCGGGTGTTTGCGGCGGACTGCCTCTGCCGCATCATCCACCTGTGCGAGAACTCCGACAAGGCCCACTTCGACCTGGCCACCGCCCGCTCAGCTCGGGCCAAGAACCCCAAAG GTGATCTGCTGGTGCTCCACCTGTCCGACCTCATCCGCATGGCCTTCATGGCTGCCACGGACAACAGCAACCAGCTGCGCATGGCCGGTCTCCAGGCCCTAGAGGACATCATCAAGAAGTTTGCCTCTGTGCCCGAACCCGAGTTCCCCGGCCATGTCATCCTGGAGCAGTACCAGGCCAAT GTTGGAGCTGCACTGAGACCTGCCTTTTCCCCCGACACTCCATCTGACATCACTGCCAAGGCCTGCCAG gTGTGCAGCACCTGGATCGGCAGTGGCGTGGTCAGCGACCTGAACGACCTGCGGCGTGTGCACAACCTGCTGGTGTCATCGCTGGACAAGGTGCAGGCTGGGAAGGGCTCCTCCAGCCAGCTGTACAGTGAGAGCGCCACCACCATGGAGAAGCTAGCTGTGCTGAAGGCCTGGGCTgag gtgtttGTGGTGGCCATGAAGATTAAGAAGGAGGCCGAGTCGCGGCCGCCTAAGAGCAGTGGCGGTGAGGAAGATGAAGACGAAGAGGCGGGCGAGGAGACGGGCATCCTGCCGCCAGACAGTCTGATCACCCTGGTGCAGCCGGAGCTGCCCGCCCTGAGTCGGCTGTGGCTGGCGGCGCTGAGGGACTACGCCCTGCTCACGCTGCCCGCCGAGTTCGCCAGCCAGCTCCCACCTGATG GCGGGGCCTTCTACACGCCCGAGACCATAGACACTGCCCGGCTGCACTACCGCAACTCCTGGGCGCCCATCCTGCACGCCGTGTCCCTCTGGCTCCACAGCACCGGGTTCGGCTCCGCCGAGGGCGCCGAGGACGCCACCCCTGGCCCGCCCAAAGGCTCCGGGCCCGTGGCCGTGTTCCCGCCGGTCGGACAGGTGCCCAGCAAGAGCCAGGAGGAGCTGGTGAAGGACCGCATGCATCTGCTTCTAG GCATCAGCATTGAGTTCCTGTGTTTCCCGCGTCCGGAGGAGCCCATCGAGCACGTCATGTCCTGCCTGCAGGCCCTCTGCACCCTGCTGGACTCGCCCAGCGCCCGCCAGCACATCGCCCAGGACCAG CTGTTGGCGGTGGAGCTGCTGAACGTGCTGCACAGGCTGCTGCTGACCTGTGACCCCCCCAGCGTGCAGCTGCAGGTGACCGCAGTCGTGCAGGAGACCATCCACTCCGCACTGGACCATCTACAGCTGCAGCGCTCCAGCTCCA gcgtggaggagggggaggagaaggagtcgGCCGCGGCCCTCGGGGAAGGAGGCGACAGCGGGGAGCTGCTCCCGGGCAAGTCGCTGGTGTTCGCCGCCATGGAGCTGCTGGTGTTCATCCTGATGCGCCACCTGCCGCAGCTCAACACGCGCGCCGGCGACTCGCCCAGCCACCCGGCCTACCGCCCGCACAGCCTCACCCAGGAGGGCACGCGCCTCGTCGCCGCCACCGTCGCCATCCTGGCAGAGCTGCCCGCGCTCTGCTCTCCAGCAG GAAGCATGACCATTCTGCCCACCGTGCTGTTCCTGATCACCGGCGTGCTGAGGGAGACGGCGGTGAAGACTCCGGATCATTCCGTGCCGGTGCCCGTGTCCGCCGCCCTGCAGGGCATCAAGACCATCATCACGTCCCCGCTGGCGCGAGCCGAGAAGACGCACAAGCAGTGGACCAGCCTGGTCTGGAGCAGCCTGGCGTCTGTGCTGGAGTACGCTCAACCTG ACGAGTCTCGGCCCAACATGGACGAGGTGAGCATGCTGACGGCCATCACGCTCTTCCTGCTGTCGGCCAGCTCGGAGCTGCTCGGGGTCACTGCCCTGCAGAAGGGCTGCATGGACCGCTTCCGCAACGCCCTCAACTCCAGCGACCCCTGg GTCCAGGCCCGCTGTTACCAGCTGCTGATGTCGGTGTTCCAGCACTCGAGCCGCGCCCTGTCCACCCCCTACATCCACGCGCTGGCGCCGCTGCTGGTGGAGAAGCTGAAGGCGGTGGAGCGCAGCCGGCCCAACAACGCCGCCGAGCTGCAGGCCGTCCAGGAGGGCGTCAAGGTCCTGGAGAACCTGGTGGCCATGGGAGAAGAGCAGAACC GAGTTCAGTTGCTGGCGCTCCTCGTCCCCACCCTGGTGTCATACCTGCTGGATGAGAACGCCTTCTCCTCGGCCGCGCCGGCCTCCAAGGGCTTGCACAATTTCGCCCTGCAGGACCTGATGCGCATCGGGCCTCTGTACCCGGCCGCCTTCAAGACTGTGATCGGGGCGGCGCCCGAGCTGAAGACCCGCCTCGAGACGGCCATCCTGGCCAATCAGGCCAGCAGCAAGGCCATGGCTGCGGCCAGGCTGGCCCAGCCCACCGTGCAGGCCGCGCCCACGATCAAACTCAAGACGAGCTTCTTCTGA